GCGTTCCTTGTTCATTCATAAGTCACTTGGCACAAGCTTACATACCACAGTGCTAAATTATACTACCAGTCAAAACCAgttattttcttagttttcattttctacttttttctctgATTCCGTGAACTTAAGAGACAAtttaatggaagagaaaataaaatcactgctgTAGTTCTTCCGACAAGGCTTCAAAAACTGATTAACTTGTGCAGTAAAAGGGCTGCAGCATTGTCCTCTGCTGTTGCTCCTGGCAGTGGCCTAGCAGTACAAGCTGAGAGCATTTTATGTAGTCAAATGACTTATGCACATGAGAGGCACTTGACAATAACCAGTcccagaaaactgcagaaacagcCAGCCACTGGTTCTTCAGCACTGTTGTGCCAGCTGCCTTTCACATCAAGTCATAAACAAACCAGAGCAGCCTGCATCTATGAGCCTTAGACATTAGTATTAAGAAATAATCCCAGACTAACTGCATACATGCTTTATATTAATGTTCACAAGTTACCTAATAAGCGCTAATTACTGAGTTGTTACAAAACCCAGTAGGTCATTAAGTTGCTATAACCATTAGTCTTTTTCCTGCTGGATTTTCCCTCCCATATGTAATGCACATTTGTCTCTTATTTGTTTACAGCAACTTCTCAAATGCTTGAgcaatttttaaatagtatAATATAAATTACGACCTGCTCACAATGTCTGAAGAAAATAGACagatgaaaatcttttttttcagaaactatAATCACAGTTTTAGATATTTATGATATAGTGTGCTTTTTGTTGAGTATGGTGTTCTTCTCAGTTGCTAGTACATGACCacgtgcacatgcacacacagacactgACCTCCACAGAGAATTTCTTCCCCAAAGTAAACAAGAACGGGTGCATATCAATATCAGGATCTTTCTGGAAGCAGTTGGGTTTGGCATGGTGTCGGGAATGCAAGAGAGTCCACCATTTGGCTGATGCTCCCTGTTTAAGTGAAGAACAGAGCATGAGAACCACAATGCTCTCAGAGCCAGATTCTCTCCCTTCTTCGCCCAGTGCTGAGCACACTTCTACAGAATCTTCAGAACACACACTTTTGCAGGAAGGCCATCAAATCAATTAAGTTGTTCCAGGATCAATCACTTACAATCAAGTGGCACATGACAAACTTATGCAGCAAGTGGTTCCACTTTGTCTTCCTGAAGACTGAGAGATGTCCTAAATCATGTTGTAGCCATGAAGCCTGGacctgaaagaggaaaaaggaaattttgggAGTAGCACAAAAGAGGAATCAAGACCATCATTACCTCTAAATTCGAGAGACATGGATCTGATGGATGGACCATTTGGTGGATAAGGAAATAGCTGGATAGCCACACTTATAGTTGTGGTCAATGGcctgatcatagaatcatatcacagaatcatggaattgCTTGGGTTAGCAATTTGCTTGGGTtaccttaaagaccacctaattCCAGCACCACTTCCTTGGAGGagaatgccacccactagatcagattgcccagggccccatccaacctcaCCATcaacacttccagagatggggcattcacagcttctctggggaacctattccagtgcctcaccactctctgagtaaagaactctctcttaacatctaatctaagtctcccctctttcagtgctaggacaagggggaatggttcTAAGTTATCTGCCTGTATAAAAAGTCACAGATGGCCTTTaacatcccttccaacccaaaccactctatgattctgtgaatacatcttgaggggaaaaaaaagctacagattAGGCATACTGGGAGCTCTCCACAATTAAGAATTTCCTCTTCGCACCTTCTGTGAAACACAAGTCATGTAGAAGTTGTCATGTTAAGCAAAGGAGAACTATACCAAGTAAGGCAATGGAGAGCTACAAAACTGCAATAGTATGCGTATGAAAGTTGACATAAGTCCATGCATACATGTTGTGGACTCTATTGCTTACCTGAGAAATGGTCAGCATCACCAGAGAGATAATAAAGGGCATTAAGGATGTTCCAAAGTAGAAGAGAACGAGCCAAGCAGCAGTATCCAACAGGAGGATGTGAGCAAGGTGCAAGAAGAAGAAGAGTTTATTTGGCTTCAGAAGTCCCATTTTCTCAACACTGGCACGCAATTCACGGAAGTCTTTTACGAGcattttctgtggaaagcaCAAGTGTTACACATTCCCTGCTCCTAGAGTGTAGTGCTGCAGCCTTAAAAGCTAATAAACATTTcaagcaaggaaagaaagatcaAAGTCTGTTCAAATGAACAAGAGCTGGACTTGCACACCAGTAAACTTCATCACTGCTCTCCTACAGTTACTCAATGCCTTTGCCCAATAAAGTACACATAGCAGAGGAGCAAGCAGAAGCCACTACAGAGTAAAATGTCTGTACCCCCAGCCCCTAAGACTATGTCTAGCACCTGTGCTTCTTCCATCATCTCCTTGGCAATAACACAGGGCTCATGCAACAGATGTTTAAGGCTGTAATATCTTCCGAATGCTACTGGTCCATAGTCACCAGAGCCCAGCACTACTCAGATATTGCCAGGCAATAGTGAAGGCATGTAGATTAAATTGGCATCCAGAACCTTTCCTCAAAGAATCAAATTAGGGGGAAAaagtgtgcgtgtgtgtgtgtaaagcaCCTCTATTGGAAGGCATACTGTATGCATATGACGACGTTATTCCTCCTCTGCCATCACTTTCACCAGATCAATGCATGCCTTCACTTTACCCTTCCCACAGTTAACAGGGGAGGGTCAAACATCTGTACAAAAAATTGAACTCATAGCCCAGCTGACCTCACGTTGAGCATTGAGAAAGTAATATGGAAGAAGTGACCACAGTACAGGTGCTAGACCAACCTACCTTTGTCTTTACCAGCTCAGCAGATACCTCACAAGCCTGGTTCCTGTCTCCATGAAGCCCAGCCCAAAGGAGACTGCCAGACTAGTTTGCCAGTCATTTCTGGGAAATGGAGTTTGCAAGGAGCAAGGCACATGCAGGCTCTAGTGCAGGCCAGCTGTGGCAAATCGGCAAGGCACAGCCTCACATGGATAGAAAGTTCGCGAGGTTCCCATATATATAGGAATTATGAACATGCTGTTCTGGGAATTGTTTCTAATGCCTGGGTTACATGACACCACGTGTTACCTTGCTTCCCTTCAGCATGAAATTATGCAAAGGAAAAGTCAGGGCAGACAAGGaggaacaggagaaaacagtctTGGATATAGGGAAGCAATTAGGTGCATACAACCCTGTGGACAATTGCACTCTAAGACTAATTCTGGTCTATTGTCTGCACCCCTCTCCTTTCTTTGGCATGCAAGATTGGTTATTCACACATTGACATCAACAGTGCCTCTGTGGATGATTACACAGTTTGACCTTGAGCCTGCTACCATAGGCTGTCCAAAAGGGCAAAGAATTAAGTTTTACAGTGTATTGTCAAGGCTAATGCACTCTACCTGCATTCTATCCCTACAGATACCTACAACAGAAGGGAATACAGCCTGAAAAATTACTATCTGTTGAAGGGAACTACTGAGTGGTTGGTTAGCTCTTTCTCaaagcaggggaaagaaaaggtggTAACTAATATTCATGAGAGCCAAACAAGCCTCTATAATTTATGTAGTTGCTGTGATAAAAATTTCTTAGGAATCTCATTCTCTGACAAATAATGTGGATTTAGACTAATACTCATTTAGGATTTCTAAGTAGCAAAAAATTGTGAAGAACCTGGATCCCATTGTTCTAGAAAATACACTGATCTAGAAAATGAAGTTCTAATCTCAGAATATTTGCCTTTAATCTTTGATTTATGAGGATAAACTTACATTTTTAGTGGGCTCAATACTGGGTTGATCTGGTGCCAGCTCCCCGATCAGCAGTGACTTCAAGTACTTGTTCACCAGCAGCTTGTCAACATGGAATGCTACAAATGCATCCTGCAAATGCAGAAGAGTAAAGATAGAGATAAGAAAAACCACTGTGTTACTAACCTCGATCTCCTCAATACACTGTGCGTGCTAAAACATCCATGGTGGAGGAACCACAGTGACAAAGACCTTTCTATCTCCCCATTTTTTCACCTTCCCCTCTGTCACCTTTACCCTAATCTCTTcttaaatgagattttattatttaactgGCAAACAGAGGAGGTCTGGCTTCAAAGACTGAAATTACTATGGGTATGCAAGCTGCATAATACAAAATTGAATTGAACTCCATTACATGCCTAAAGTGGAATTTAGTTTCCTTGCCTTTCTTCCACTTCTAACCCCAATTTTACTGATCTTTCACTCACCCTTTACAGTCAGGTGTCCAAAATACCTTTCAtcagcaaactaaaaacatatttgttgtAAAATTATCAGAAGACTGTTTGCCTTTTAAATTCaactgcttaaaagaaaaaaaaatctggtggTTCTTATTCACAGACATGAGGGATTTTCACCTTTCAGAAATACACCCTTCTCAGACAGTAAATTCTTACTTTTCCCCAACTAGTCAAATAACAACAAGACCTCTGTTATATTAAGGCTAAGTAACGATGGAAACTAAACTACGAGTAATACAAGCtctggaggaggagatggacAGGTGATAGCAATGAGAAGCCTGCTTTAGGAAACATGTCACAGCAACATTCCAACCAGCCCTGGGTAGAGAAATCCACTCCCAAATTAACTAATACAGGATGGGTTTCATTGAGGACTAAGTGATGTTGGGAGCTTTTTTCTAGCACTTGGAGATATTCGTACAGAAATGAATGCAAGGATGCAATTTATATGAACAGGCCTGGTTAGGTGTTACTGATCTCTCATAAAGATATAAGcatgaaaaaacaacagtgtgATAGCTTCCAGGCAGGGTTGGGGACAGAAAGGGCAGAAATACAGAGGAGGAAACAACTTCACTGACAGAGAGAGCATGTAGGGAGTAGCTGGAGCCCTGAAAGAAACAGGAGTATGCGCTGATATGCCACAGCTGaggctgagctgagctgtgAATTCACTCTGTGGGAATGAAACTCCTCCCAAAGATTCTCTAGCTGtggaaaattgcttttataCATCCAAGCAAACACCTTCAACTTACTGCTCTGCTGACATGCCTGCCTTTGCACCATCTTTCATCTGCATCAATTTTTGTCAGTCTAACCAGACCAGAGTAAGTGTTTTACTGCATTCCAACCCTGCAGGGCTACCCTGTGCAAGTGTGTATTAAGAATGGTtgtgtgacaaaaaaaaataataaaaaatttgtTCAGCTAATCCCTTTGAGCAAACTGCTACAGAATCTGTCCTATATTCTGAAATAACACAGGCCTGGGCAACTGCATGAGTAACTATGCTGTATATACGCCTCAGACTAAGTACCGAGCACACAGTCGCTATCACAGGTGAATCTCTGCCAGCAGTTCCAGCAATTAAATTCAGCAATAAATCCCAGTTTTAACAACAAGCAAGAAGTGTCTCTGCAAAACAGTCTACAGCAAGTAACTGTATTTCATGATGTTGCAACACTACACATTTTTACAGTCTTCAAAACTCAACCAAATTTGGTTAAACTGCAACCCAGCCTCAAGACAGTTATTCCTGTTTCCTAAGTCACTTCATTCCTTAACTCTGCTTTTCTACACTTTGTGACAAAACACCTCAACAAAATCAGCATTAACAGGACTCTTCTTTACAGTTCTGTGCACTGCGACCCTTGCTAATATTGTGACATTAATCATACTCAGTATTTCCACTCCTCTTCTCAATTTTGTTAATTAACGCTCCTTCCACATTTTGTCTCTGCATCCACTGCTAACTGAAGGGCTTGTGAGATTCATACCATCTCATGAACTCCACTGAATACTGAAGAGAAATTTCTTACTTCATTTGCAATGTTCAAGTTGTAACTCAGTGTGGAAATAAAGTTTGCTCCAAACAAGATAGTTCAGGTTCACATATAATCAGGATACACAGTAGAGCACAGAATTCCACAAACTCTAATTTATCTTGCTTCTGTTATAGATTGACCAATGCCAACTTGGCTTTTTCTGCTACATGATCCTGCAGTCTAGGCATGCCTATAGCAAATATTCCATCTTTTACTTGCTTTCATGGGTTTTTCTGAGGCCGAGATGCACAGCTTGAAAGCACACAGAGTTCAAGCAGGACAAGATACTCCAGTATCACATGTATCAATTAgctttggaattaaaaaaatctgaggatTCTGCCCTGTCAGAAACAATGATGCTACAGTTATATTTGTTCTTCAGCCTCTCAGAAGCAAAGTGAAAACCCTTcctattaattttatttggagGCCTTGAGCTACAGTTTCATAATATTCCCCCCTGCCTCTTTCTGTACACATAGAGCCACATGTTTTCCCATTGCAGTGTGCAGCCTATTTCACATGCGCAAGTGTGAAGACAGTTGAGCTTGTGTCACACGAAACTGGCTGAATTCTGATAGGGCTTTTTATTTGGATATGGCATCAACCAGTAAGAACCAGCTCAGATCCTAGAAAAAAAGCgcctgtatttttcatgttcatCCATTATCTGGGGATATTCAGCATCCTAAGATGAAAGAAGTCTGACAGTACTAACTAAAGCAAATGAATGATGGAAAATATGGAATGCAAAGTGTTGCTAATACAAAATTTGAAGTTTAAACTCAGTGgactgaaaattattattattttttttcgtGAATATCAGTCATCCCCTACATGTGAGAGATTCAGAAACTATTTGCCTTGGgttgcttttcaaaatacagagcaaGGATGCAATCATGTTTGTTGCTTCTTTGTATAGATGCTGATTTACCACTATTTTCAGCATAACTTGTATACACCAGAACACCAGAAGTCCAGAGAATTTGCTGAACAATTTTCTGTGTTCCCACAGGTTTCCATAGCTTTAAAGATAGTGGTCAGACAGGAAAGGTGATGAGCAGATACCTTTTTGCCCCCAGACTAACTGACCAGCGGTTTGACATCAGCTAGCCATCTGATTCTTCCAATTTTGTTCATTCCAAGGATCAGAGGGACTATGGGCAATAACTGCAGCAACTTTCCTGGAAAACTGCTTGGGAGAGCATGTCACCTTCACTTCCCCTCCAAATTAAGTCTGGGAAGCACTTTGGAAGAGATTCCTTTACTAAGATAAGGAGAGCAACTACCTAAGTTgccacagggctgctgcagtACCACTTGCAGATTCGTCACCGTATGCAACCACTGCAGTACGCTTCCAGTAGCTCCAAAGTGAGCTCAAGAGATAACAGCCATCCTGAAATCTTCATCTGGATTACAACCACAACCCTGGTGCCCCCCACCTTCACTGCcctctccatccatccatccccagCCTGTGACATCCCTCACCGTGACATCCTGCCCAGCGTGGCTGCCGAGGAGCCGGGCACCCCCGGGGTGCCTCCTGTAGAAGTGGCTGATGTCGTACACCTTCCTGTCGATCACCAACCACCGGTCCTGGGGTGGGGAACCCCGACCTGAGCGCTGCGCGATCTCCTCCCAGGTGAAGCAGCGACGAGGCCACAGGGCTGAAGCAGCCACCACCAGGTCCGGGTCTGGGTCCTGGTCCTGTTTCTGGTCCCGGTCCCCAGCCACCCAGTCCCCATcactctgcagcagcaccatcCTCCTGTTGCTTCTCCTCAAAGGCAGCCACCCTGCCCTGTATCTCCCCAGGTGTATAAGGGCTAAGTCAAGCCCTGACCCGCCCCCCAGCCCACGCCTCCCTCAGTTTTTCAGCCCTGAGAGAAATGAAGGGTGTGCCTGGATGCAGGCAGAGCCCCTCTGGGCTTCACCTGTTCCCCAAacaagcaggcaggcaggcagacagacagacagacatacctcctcttccctgccctgaccACTGCACTGCAATccagacataaaaaaaaatatgctactATTGAGTGTCAGACCTCTTAGTTTCTTCTCACCCAGCTCATTTTGTTCCCAAGATGCGCTTACTGTGCTCTCCGACAATCGgaaaattttgcttaaaatatacCTCTTGTTACCTCCTCCAAGAAGAATGAATGTCcagaatgcagagaaaaatgggaaggaTTCCCCAAAATCAACATTCTTCTCAGGGATGGAGAAGTCAGGATATTCTCAGGAATAATCAAAACACTATTTTCTAATGCAATcgaacaaagaaaagaagatattcAGCAAAACAGTGATGTAGCATGCAGAATAGCAACCTTCCAAAAATATGGGAATGATCAGGTTTCTACAGCTCCAAACAGGATGAattaatcctgttttttttctcaggcaTTCTGACAGCTTTAACTTGTAGCAGTAGCACTACTTGGGTATCACTAGAGTAGCAGAGAATTTGAAGATGATCTTCTTTTCCACAGCCTGGTTGCTAAATGGATGGCTGAAGAAGTGATACTTTGGCTAGAGCAACTGGGCCCATGGGCTTCACATTATGAAGAGAAATTTAGGAGGTAACTTGTTACGTCTCCCCCAAAATATCCCTCTGCATCTCTGTTGGGATATTACAGCCTATGAACCCCTTTGTAAAAAAGATGATTTATATACTAAgaacagggcagggaggagaaggctTCCACAGTGCCCTTTGCACTGAAAAGACTCCTCAGGTTTCCacattttatgcttttgttaCCTTGGATAAGCCTTAGATGGCAAACACAAAATGTTACGTGAGGTTGTGATGGTAGGCTATGaaactgttcttttcttccctcccactTGTAAAATTACTAAGTAAACTATTGGGGGAAAAATAGTACTATTAACTCCAGGAAGTTAGAATTAATTACAAAATAGCACTTGGTTTAGCTTTTCCTATCTTTCTTAAAAAGTCATAACATTCacacaattttctcttttaatttaacaaCAGGCCATAAAGTCATGAAAATATTGTAAAACACACCTGAATCAATGATTTCATTGTTCCATATAAAGAGAACTCATGTTAAAGCCCGTATCAACATCAGTCAGGATAGAGAAGCACACAATTAAGATAATTTTCAAAGGATgttataaaatctgaaaataatttgtcagaGTTAATATCATTTCATAATTTGCAATATTCCACTTGATTTAATTCCTACACATTTGCGACATTTCTCACACatttacttgcattttttttcctttacttttgaGTCTGCTTAGGATAATAAAGTTCTCACTCAGTAATAATTCTGCAGTCTATGGTTCTGGTTAGAAAATTAGATCCAAATAACCATCAGAAATCTTACAGCTAACACAGTTAAGCTGATTAAATAGTGTTTATGGCTTTTCTCCTTTATAAAAACAGGTGAAAAGACTCAAGTTGATTTCTCAACTCAGCTGCCAATGACAGCCAATAAATAAGATGCCTTAGAAAAAGTTTAGCAGTCATTATCattgatgtgttttgtttcttctccccTTTTGCAGTAGGCAgtcagaaaacatctttttcttcttgttcctgGGCTTTGCCATCCCTCAGTCTTACTTTTGGTACTTTTTACAGACTATATTTGAGATAAGCCATCTCAGTGCACCAGTACACGCCTTTGGGACTACAGCACGACTTGTTCCTTTCAACATCCCTCCTACATTGAATACTCAATGTTGAATATTCAGCAAAGACAGAATTCAGCTCCCCTTGCCCTATGCTGATACTtctttatctgctttttctgaCCATAAATTCCACAGGAATTTAAATAACTTCAACAATATGACTGAgacatttcctatttttcctgtttcatcttTATCTCTACCTCTCTGAGGATACTGAGATGGCCAGGGAAATCTAGCAGTACACAAGAGAATTAAAGTCACATCCCTTTGATACTTTAACTTTTTAGTGATTCACAGGTTACTAAGTAAAATACCTGagaaagtaccttttttttccccaataatcTTTTACATAAAGCTGCAGGTACCACTGGATCACTAAGACGGGTGTGTAAAAGACCCCCCTTACCCCCTGTACGCTATGGCTTTTAGTACACTGGAGTACCCAGTGTTACTAAGTGCTTAGCTGCACTTAGTAAGCTTCTTGAATGAGACCAGAGTGGAAGATGTGTGTGCCTTTAGACTCCTACAGGTGTGAggtaaaaaccaaaaaaataaaaaaaaaagcatgattcATTCAGAAACTGCTAGTTGGAAACTTTAGTGGAGAGGTATTAAGCAGCATTGAGAACCTGCCTCTTTCAGGAGATAGTTAGCCAATCTATTAAGTAATTtcacatatgtatgtatgtatgtatgtagaaCCCTTGGATAACTGAACCTTTAATTACTCCAGAATGCACCACATAATCCAGTCAGAGAACAAACTGTCATATGGTTTGTATGGAACTCATGACTTTACCATTCCTCTCGGTCTATAGAcattactctgaaaaaaatgctaataattGCTAATGTATCAGCCAACTGATACAACTGAACAATACATTTGGTAACAAACAGGTCATTAATCTGAACCACAGCTATCTATTACATGCAGCTACTCAATTTTTTTGTTGGAACACCCTCCCACCCGCCATTAAGCTAAACTTAGGTATTTCCAGTATTGCTGCtctctgttttcacattttgcaATGTCATTTCACAATAACAGATCAAGCTGCTAAAAAGATAAACATCAAATAATGAGTGGAGAATCTACCTACCTGCTATCCAGTTCTCTCACGTATCCCACATCTTGTTCTGTAATCcattcttcctctcctttcatcAGGGTGAAGTGGAACAAACCTGCATCATGGTCCTCTCTTAAACTCTGTGTTATGTCAATGTGTAAATCATCAAGCCTAAAAGTAAAATAGTTTTTGGGGTGGAGCTAAATGAATCTTGAATACAGGCTAGAGTTTGAACATTGATTTTCCAGACTGAACTGTTGCACCTCATAATTGATTAAGATACTTGCTGACTCCCAGAGGAACTCTGTTAGTTCCCTCTCTGCAGGCCATGGACCACATGGCAGATTCTTGAACACCAGAGAAACATTAGCTAGATGAATGACACCAAAGTCGTGTCTTTAGCCTTCTTTAGCATgcacaaatgctgaaaaattagCCTTGTATTCCCACATAGAGTACGACTTGAATACTGATGGACTCCATAATCAATTTCTACATTTGGAAAATGTCCTAATAAGTAATTCAAGATGATTTGAGCTATAATAGTGCTTGCATTTCTGCTATGCTTTAGACTAAGTATGTCCCTACCTGCTAACACACTATCTGGGGGGATGTTCTTTTACTCCGGCAGGAAGGGCAGCTGATAATGTATTTGCAACAGTTTGCCTATGACAAATATTTGAATTGTTATGAATAACAAGAAAGAAGATAAGGTATTGATTTGCTTGATAATCAGCATATCAGACTCAATGTGCCTTCCTCCATTTGCTATTTTGGACTGGTAGAAAATCAATTCAATGTATTGCATAGGCTGCTTCTTTTGTTATTGTAACTGAGTAAAATCTTTTAATGGCTTACTCTTTCATTACAGTTGTGTGGGCAATGGTAACAATTTCAGTAGCACTATGTCACTATGAATTTCAACAACACAAGTAACTGATGTGTATAGCTAGAACAGCCAGCCACAGTGCAGACACCAAAATCTCCATAAACAGGGATCTCTGAACACAGCAAAATGATGCacaaactgggggaaaaaaaaaaaaaaaaaaaaagctttaagtataacaacagaaacaaacaaagtgctgcagcactgcagcaggttCTCACCTTGCAGGAAGGTGTTGGAGCTGCTCTTTTTAATTAGTGACAGTTGGTGGGACAGATATCCTTGAACTGTAGAGGTCAGGCAGAAATCAGCTTGTTCACTACCCATAGCATGGGGAAGTCTGCTATGTTCACTCCACCTGCACCAGCTGGTGGCTGGAGCTGGCATGGAGCTGTGTGACACCCATGCTCCAGTTCCTGTTAGCCAGCAGGAAACACTGCTCAAAGCCCTTAGAACTGCTGTGTCCACTGTGGTCTGCACTAGGGGGGGCTGTCCTCCTAGACCTGCCTTTTCTGCCTGGCCAGCAATGCCAGGTCACAATATTTTCTGGTAGAGCTCCAGGTAGAGCATGGAAGCAAGGTTGCTTCACTCCTGGTCCTGGGAGCCAGCTTCAGTGTCCTGTGCTGTCTCCAGTATGTCCAATGCAGCCTATACCTGTCATGTCTGGCTGCCCTGGGCTGCCCATAACAGTGTGGTTTTTACTGGAACTGGTGGGTCTGTAGACTAAGATAAAGACCTTC
The genomic region above belongs to Cygnus olor isolate bCygOlo1 chromosome 5, bCygOlo1.pri.v2, whole genome shotgun sequence and contains:
- the LOC121071350 gene encoding acyl-CoA (8-3)-desaturase-like; amino-acid sequence: MVLLQSDGDWVAGDRDQKQDQDPDPDLVVAASALWPRRCFTWEEIAQRSGRGSPPQDRWLVIDRKVYDISHFYRRHPGGARLLGSHAGQDVTDAFVAFHVDKLLVNKYLKSLLIGELAPDQPSIEPTKNKMLVKDFRELRASVEKMGLLKPNKLFFFLHLAHILLLDTAAWLVLFYFGTSLMPFIISLVMLTISQVQASWLQHDLGHLSVFRKTKWNHLLHKFVMCHLIGASAKWWTLLHSRHHAKPNCFQKDPDIDMHPFLFTLGKKFSVELGIKKKKYMPYNHQHKYFFITLPPLLFPTYFHCHTFYIAYTKRYWVDLAWMLTFYIRFFFTYGSLLEIKSLLAYYFIFRMLESSWFVWVSQMNHIPMDIYYDKNLDWVSTQLQATCNVEQSLFNDWFTGHLNFQIEHHLFPTMPRHNYWKVAPLVKSLCAKHGIEYQCKPLLTAFADIVHSLKNSGELWLDAYLHK